One stretch of Hevea brasiliensis isolate MT/VB/25A 57/8 chromosome 12, ASM3005281v1, whole genome shotgun sequence DNA includes these proteins:
- the LOC131171412 gene encoding kiwellin-1-like, whose amino-acid sequence MKNQVCSSILLLSLLFLVISSAESQTCKPSGKIRGRKPPPGQCNQENDSDCCVDGKLYTTYKCSPPVSSHTKAKLTLNSFEAGGDGGAPSECDNKFHSDKELVVALSTGWFDNKSRCLNYITIHGNGKSVKAKVVDECDSTMGCDSDHDYQPPCRNNIVDASKAVWNALGVSDPDDVGEMDIYWTDA is encoded by the coding sequence atgaagaatcaaGTTTGCTCCAGCATCCTTCTCCTTAGTCTTCTCTTTCTTGTCATAAGCAGTGCAGAATCTCAGACATGCAAGCCCAGCGGCAAGATAAGAGGTAGAAAGCCTCCCCCAGGACAATGCAACCAAGAAAACGACTCAGATTGCTGCGTAGATGGCAAGCTTTACACTACTTACAAATGTTCACCACCAGTGAGCAGCCACACAAAAGCAAAGCTAACATTGAACAGTTTTGAAGCTGGTGGTGACGGGGGTGCACCATCTGAATGTGATAATAAATTCCATTCAGATAAAGAGCTGGTGGTAGCACTTTCCACAGGATGGTTTGACAACAAGAGTAGGTGCTTGAACTATATTACTATCCATGGAAATGGAAAAAGCGTCAAGGCCAAAGTAGTTGATGAGTGTGACTCTACAATGGGATGTGATTCTGATCATGATTATCAACCTCCTTGCCGAAACAATATTGTGGACGCCTCCAAAGCGGTCTGGAATGCCTTGGGAGTGTCTGACCCTGATGATGTGGGAGAAATGGACATATACTGGACCGATGCTTGA
- the LOC110642520 gene encoding uncharacterized protein LOC110642520 gives MRRAHDCLSWGKRKRQEAENIKLIQYKQYGRADDEYDFEDGPCRKSTKKVATQQERCLFCFENPNQPKHLVVSIANFTYLMLPQWQPVVPGHCFILPMQHESATRSVDNYVWEEIRNFKKCLIMMFAKQGKDLVFLETVMGLAQQRRHCLIECIPLPQKIAKQAPLYFKKAIEEAEHEWSQHNAKKLIDTRVKGLRGSVPKDFPYFHVEFGLNSGFVHVINDEMQFKSTFGLDVIRGMLRLPEEEVYRRRRHESMDAKKQAVANFARDWEPFNWTKQLD, from the exons ATGAGGAGAGCTCACGATTGTTTATCCTGGGGAAAACGGAAAAGACAGGAGGCTGAGAACATAAAGCTAATCCAGTATAAACAATATGGTCGGGCAGATGATGAATATGATTTTGAAGATGGACCATGCCGAAAGTCTACGAAGAAGGTTGCAACTCAGCAAGAGCGTTGCCTTTTTTGCTTTGAGAATCCTAATCAGCCAAAACACCTTGTTGTGTCTATTGCAAACTTCACGTATTTGATGTTGCCACAGTGGCAGCCTGTTGTTCCAGGCCATTGTTTTATCTTACCAATGCAG CATGAATCAGCCACAAGGAGTGTTGACAATTATGTATGGGAAGAAATTCGCAATTTCAAGAAATGCCTTATAATGATGTTTGCGAAACAAGGGAAGGATTTAGTGTTCCTTGAAACAGTAATGGGGTTGGCACAACAACGTCGTCACTGTTTAATTGAGTGCATTCCCCTGCCACAAAAAATTGCTAAACAGGCCCCTCTCTACTTTAAAAAG gcaaTTGAAGAAGCTGAACACGAGTGGAGCCAACACAATGCAAAGAAGCTGATTGATACAAGGGTTAAGGGGTTGCGTGGTTCTGTCCCCAAGGACTTCCCTTACTTCCATGTTGAGTTCGGCTTAAACAGTGGCTTTGTCCACGTTATCAACGACGAGATGCAATTCAAAAGTACCTTTGGACTCGATGTAATAAGAGGTATGCTGCGTTTGCCAGAAGAAGAGGTATATCGTCGACGGAGGCATGAGTCAATGGATGCAAAAAAGCAAGCGGTTGCAAATTTTGCACGAGACTGGGAACCTTTTAACTGGACAAAACAGCTTGACTAA